GAATTGCACCGGGATGAATGCGCCTTTATCGTTCATGTGCCGGCGCTGCGCAAATATGACAAGGACTTCACGGAAAAAGTGGATGCCCGCAAGCTGCTAGCCCAGGCGGCATGGATGTCGGCGCAAACCGTTCTGAAAGCCAATCGCCTGGGTAAGCCGAAAATGGAACTGGCAGTCGGCCTGCGAGGGATCAGCCAATACGGACCGATCATGATTGGCTATTACGTTGAAGCGACCACCCAGCCGGACGAGGGGTTGATAAAAGACCTGGATGATGGCGCACAAACCCACTTTTTATGGCCGTTCTTTACGCCTGCCGCTGAGGGCCCAGCGGCCGCGAAATAAAATCCAACCGCCGAGAACATGGACACGGGGATAAAGACCTTGTGGCCATCCTGATTAATTTGGAGGTGCCGGTTGAGGAGGACGTTGGCCATCAGCACCGCCGGGACCACCACCACCTTGACCGCCCCGGCCACCACCCTTGCCTTTTTTACCACCGCCCTGACCCTGGCCGGGCGGACGATTTTTGGCGCGCGGATCGGGCTGGCGGGGGAACGCGTCGGTGATGGTCCCCAACGGTTTGAGATCTTTGCCTTTTAGCGCGGGATGATCTGCTCCATAACGATACGCGCGAAACATGCTGTTCACCATGGGCAGTGCGTCCGTTAGCGTTTTAACAGTGCCAAATTCTTTCGTCACGGGGTTAATGTATTCCCAGACCAGCTTGCCGGCAGCGGTGACTTCAAATAGGTGACCCTCGGTATCCGAGCAAACCAGGGTGTTACCGTTGGGCAAGCGCTGGCCGCTGCAACCAATCTGACTGAAGAAACCATGGTTATTGATCGAACGGTAGGTCCACACCACCTGCTTGGAAATTTGCCGGGGTGGATTGTGAGTATCGTGGTCATATTCTTCCCGCCGGTAGCCGGCGTCCGGCGGGTTGACATAGTTGCCGGTGTTCTGCCCGTTGCCATCCAGAAATGGATTGATTTCAATGACGGATGATTGCGGGGTGCGTTGGAAGAGATACTGGCCGTTGTTGAACACCATGAGATGCCCGGCGCCGGGCAGGCCGGGTTTGATCCAATGCACATCGTGCGCCCCGCCCATTTGTTTATGACCGGAGGTCGCATTATCCCAATTCTCCAGCACTTTGGGTGGATCACCTTGGGCGTAACGGGCGGGATCACCGAAGCGATAGAGGAAATCACCCGCCGGTCCGGCCGCCTTGGCCATGCTGGCCTTGGGATCGCCCGCAACAAACGTCTTCCCATGATCAATGACGTAAAGCTCGCCTTGCACCGAATTCACCACCACCTGGTCCAGCTCGGCGTTATAATCCATGGAGTTGCAGTGCAACCAATCCCGTTTCAAGGGGCGGCCCGTCAGGTTGATGTTAATCTTGTTAGGGTAATTCGCCACGGTTTTCCCTTGGCCCACGTAGTTGGGTTTGGCCGGGTCCACATCCTGAACGACATGATCGAAAAAGCACCATTCCCAAACGACGTTGCCATTCATGTCCACTTCCACCACCGCATCCATTTGCCCGCCCTCGTACGGGCCTTTGCGGGGGTCCGCCCCGGCGGCGATGGCTTGTTCGTGCGAGATGGATTTGTTGGCAATGTACAGGGTGGTCCACGCGTTGAGTTTTTTATTAAAGACACGTACCCAATCATGATGGGGCGCATAACCCTCCCGCTTCTCGGTATATTCCCAGACCTTCTTGCCGTCCCAATCCACTTCGATAAAACCCTGGAAACCACTGGGATCATCCTTGGAGGCATCCAGGATATTACCGTTATCGAGAAAGCGCGGATTAGTGCCCAAGCGCCACGTGTGAACCACCTGTCCAGACATATCAATCAGGTACGTGGTGCCGTGCGTGCCAAACAGCGTGTAACCATTGTGCGCGTTGGTTTTGTCCCAATAGAGCAACTCGGTGGGGCCTTGGAGCCGTTCGTAGGCCGACAACGATACGGCACTGAGGATAAAGGTCAGCCATCCCAACCGCAGCAGTTTCAATCGTTTATTCATATAGCTAAATAGAGCATGGCCAGATTAAGAAATCAGTCATGAATTGATTAAAAAAAATTAATCCTTTTCCCACGCCAGTTGCCATGTTGCCATGGATCCATCCCTATGCGCCATTGACGACGCAAACCCTTGGGGCTACATTATACGGCATGAGCCTTACGGAAATTCAGGAAGAAATCTTGGGGCTTCCGGCGTCGGAAAAGGCCAAGCTGATTGATGTATTATGGGATTCCCTTTCAACTCCCGAAGGGAAGGCCCGTGAGGCGGCTTGGGCTGAGGAGTCAGAACGGCGGGTCACCGCCTATGAAGCGGGGCTGCTGAAGGCGCGGGACGCTCAGTCGGTGTTCTCCGATCTGCGAAAGGATTTGCGGCGGTGAAAGTCAGGCTGACCTCAGTCGCTGAGGGGGAACTCAAAGAGGCCGTCGAGTTTTACGAGGCGGCTGAAAATGGACTCGGAACGCAATTTTTGGTGGAGGTGGAATCGGCAGTGGAGCGCATAATCGGCAGCCTGAATATCATTCCCGTTTTAACTGCACTTTATTCAAATTAAGCATCGGGGCCTTGCCATCGCTGGCTTTCAGGCGGAGGAGGAGTTCCCCGGTTTCGCGGAGGTCCAGGGTGCCGAGGGGGAATTCCTTGAATTTATCCCAACCACCAGTGCCTTGTTTTTCCCATTTCAGGGTCGTGAGTAAAACCGGCTCCTCCGGCTGGGGTCGCAACGCTTCCAGGATCAGTGAGTTCCCGGCACCCGTGCTGGAATACGTGGCGAACACTTGGTAACGGCCCGGTTCTTTGACCTGCACTTTCCAGCTCAGGTAGTCGCCTGCCTCAATCCAGCGACCGATGCTCTCACCTTCGGACTTTTTCTGGTAAAGCAGTTTGAAACCATGCATGCGTGCCGCCCGGGCGGTCAGTTCAAAGTGGCCGGAAGCATCGGGGGTGATCGCCACAGTTTTGGGCGAGCCGAAAAAGTTCTGGCGTCCGGCTTGGACGGGCACCGGATCAATCATCAGCGCGGCGGGACTCGGCGAGGCTTGGCCGGAAGTGAGCAGAACGGTTTCGCCCTTGCGCAAATCCACCGTGACCACTCGTTGGCCATTACGATCCGTCTGCGTCTGCAATTTGAATTCACGGGCACCCGAAGCGCGGATCGGTTCGGGCAAATCGGTGTGCAACCGGCATGGCGCTCCCGCACGGCTGGTCACCTGGACGAAGCGCGTCTTGCCGTCACGTCGGCTGGCGGAGATTTCAAAGGCACCCTCCGTGAGTAATTTATGAATCGTGACATCCCGCCAGGAATCCGGCACGGCGGAGAAAACGCGGATATCCGTGCCGAACGGTTCCATGCTCCAGCTTTGCAACAGGATTTCATGGAGCGACGCGGCGGCGGATAGAGGCGTTTCGATGACTGGCCCGGATTCCAGATACATGGTGTTGGCTTTGGCGTAGCGGTCCAGGAATTGATTGAGCAGGCTCACAGCGGCGTCTTTGCGTCCCAGCCACGAGGACATGGCGCTGGAGCCGGTAAAAGAGTACCCCTGTAACGCGCCTTCAAAGCCGATCCAGTGATCCAGCGATTTCTCAATGAGGGGACGGTCTTGCGCCGATTGCGGGTCCACCGTGTGCAAGGGATAGACCATGAAGAGGTGCGAGAAATGGCGGTGCGATTCGCTGAGCGGCACGCCCGCGCCGATCATATAGCCGGTTTGGGCATCCACCGGGTAGGCCGCGAGTTTATCCAACGTTTCCTGCCAGCGCGTGGCCTGATCGTCGTGCAACCCCAGGCGTTCATTGGCGGCCAGCATCGTCTGCAAACCCCAGCGCAACAGGGACAGATCAAAATTGGTGTCCGGCGCTTTTTTAGGATATTCCGGTGAAGTGGAAAGCGGCAAATGCAGCCGCCCATCCGGACCGGGCTGGAGCAGGTGCAGGTAATAGGCGATGGCGCGTTTCAGCAAGGGATAGAGCCGGTCCCGCAACACGGCCTCATCGCCGCTATAACGGTAATGCAGCCAGTAATTGTGGAGTGTCCAGGTGAGATTACCACGTTCCTCGCCGTCTTTGCCGCCGACACTCCCACGGCAATCATAGCTGCTGGTGCGGGCGATGGCAGCCGAGTCGTGCCGCCAGTCGGGTGGCACATTGCTGACGAGGTTGTCCTTGCCTTGATCCAACATGC
The nucleotide sequence above comes from Verrucomicrobiota bacterium. Encoded proteins:
- a CDS encoding addiction module protein yields the protein MLPWIHPYAPLTTQTLGATLYGMSLTEIQEEILGLPASEKAKLIDVLWDSLSTPEGKAREAAWAEESERRVTAYEAGLLKARDAQSVFSDLRKDLRR
- a CDS encoding glycoside hydrolase family 95-like protein — encoded protein: MARHDLKWEELPNAWHEGAFLGNGLVGTMIYAPEKDTLQWDVGRSDVQDRGNRIVIGKFLLQPETAPHKGQMLLDLWNAEARGTVRLGGTVLSWRTLTHADKLVTLIELDYGKASAPKIIFKHDPAIPAREEFKNTPIPPEQQNPDARQGNAGNISWCLQSFKAGGGYCVAWGEKVLAPGRSLFAFTVDFAPTGEPSTPKAVANIQETLAANFDELIRTHRAWWQSYYQQSFLSVPDTRMESFYWIQMYKLGAATRPDRPAIDLMGPWFRRTPWPKIWWNLNIQLTYWPVYTANRLNIGESLNRMLDQGKDNLVSNVPPDWRHDSAAIARTSSYDCRGSVGGKDGEERGNLTWTLHNYWLHYRYSGDEAVLRDRLYPLLKRAIAYYLHLLQPGPDGRLHLPLSTSPEYPKKAPDTNFDLSLLRWGLQTMLAANERLGLHDDQATRWQETLDKLAAYPVDAQTGYMIGAGVPLSESHRHFSHLFMVYPLHTVDPQSAQDRPLIEKSLDHWIGFEGALQGYSFTGSSAMSSWLGRKDAAVSLLNQFLDRYAKANTMYLESGPVIETPLSAAASLHEILLQSWSMEPFGTDIRVFSAVPDSWRDVTIHKLLTEGAFEISASRRDGKTRFVQVTSRAGAPCRLHTDLPEPIRASGAREFKLQTQTDRNGQRVVTVDLRKGETVLLTSGQASPSPAALMIDPVPVQAGRQNFFGSPKTVAITPDASGHFELTARAARMHGFKLLYQKKSEGESIGRWIEAGDYLSWKVQVKEPGRYQVFATYSSTGAGNSLILEALRPQPEEPVLLTTLKWEKQGTGGWDKFKEFPLGTLDLRETGELLLRLKASDGKAPMLNLNKVQLKRE
- a CDS encoding aryl-sulfate sulfotransferase, with product MNKRLKLLRLGWLTFILSAVSLSAYERLQGPTELLYWDKTNAHNGYTLFGTHGTTYLIDMSGQVVHTWRLGTNPRFLDNGNILDASKDDPSGFQGFIEVDWDGKKVWEYTEKREGYAPHHDWVRVFNKKLNAWTTLYIANKSISHEQAIAAGADPRKGPYEGGQMDAVVEVDMNGNVVWEWCFFDHVVQDVDPAKPNYVGQGKTVANYPNKININLTGRPLKRDWLHCNSMDYNAELDQVVVNSVQGELYVIDHGKTFVAGDPKASMAKAAGPAGDFLYRFGDPARYAQGDPPKVLENWDNATSGHKQMGGAHDVHWIKPGLPGAGHLMVFNNGQYLFQRTPQSSVIEINPFLDGNGQNTGNYVNPPDAGYRREEYDHDTHNPPRQISKQVVWTYRSINNHGFFSQIGCSGQRLPNGNTLVCSDTEGHLFEVTAAGKLVWEYINPVTKEFGTVKTLTDALPMVNSMFRAYRYGADHPALKGKDLKPLGTITDAFPRQPDPRAKNRPPGQGQGGGKKGKGGGRGGQGGGGPGGADGQRPPQPAPPN